The following are from one region of the Paenibacillus protaetiae genome:
- a CDS encoding ABC transporter permease: protein MRQLKRFWPLHLMVLPSLVFLLLFSYLPMAGAVMAFQDYKPALGFTGSAWVGFDNFRLLFEREDSLQVIWNTLLIAVMKIIFNLLVPFAFAIFLNEIRKQLFKRFVQTLVYLPHFLSWVILGGILIDILSTDGGLVNRALGWFGIGPVFFLGDGSWFRFTVIVSDIWKEFGYGTIVFLAALANINPSLYEAAEVDGASRWKQTLNITVPSLMPIAIVVGTLALGNILNAGFDQIFNLYNPLVLEKGDIIDTFVYRTGIVSGDMGLGTAVGLFKSVISMILIVISYRLAYKLANYRIF, encoded by the coding sequence ATGAGGCAGCTAAAGCGATTTTGGCCGCTGCATTTAATGGTGTTGCCTTCGCTTGTGTTTCTTCTATTATTCAGTTACTTGCCGATGGCCGGGGCTGTCATGGCGTTTCAGGATTATAAGCCTGCGCTTGGCTTTACAGGGTCGGCATGGGTTGGTTTCGACAACTTCCGTTTATTGTTCGAGCGGGAGGACAGCCTTCAGGTCATTTGGAATACGCTGCTGATCGCCGTTATGAAAATTATATTCAATTTGCTGGTGCCGTTTGCGTTTGCGATTTTTTTAAACGAAATTCGCAAACAGCTGTTCAAACGGTTTGTGCAAACCTTGGTCTATTTGCCCCACTTTTTGTCCTGGGTCATTCTTGGCGGCATTCTGATCGATATTTTATCGACGGACGGCGGGCTAGTAAACCGGGCGTTAGGCTGGTTCGGCATCGGTCCGGTTTTTTTTCTCGGTGACGGCAGCTGGTTCCGGTTCACAGTTATCGTATCGGATATTTGGAAGGAATTCGGCTACGGTACGATCGTATTTCTGGCTGCACTCGCGAACATTAACCCTTCGCTTTATGAAGCGGCGGAAGTGGACGGCGCAAGCCGCTGGAAGCAGACGCTGAACATTACTGTTCCGTCCCTGATGCCGATAGCGATTGTGGTCGGCACGCTGGCGTTAGGCAACATCCTGAATGCCGGCTTCGATCAAATCTTCAATCTGTATAACCCGCTTGTGCTTGAGAAAGGGGATATAATTGATACTTTCGTATACCGCACAGGGATTGTGAGCGGCGACATGGGGCTTGGTACGGCGGTCGGGCTGTTCAAATCCGTCATCAGCATGATTCTGATTGTTATTTCGTACAGGCTTGCCTATAAGCTGGCGAACTACCGGATTTTCTAA
- a CDS encoding carbohydrate ABC transporter permease, which translates to MYHKTVSYRTFSVFNYVLMMLVALLCILPLVHVLAVSLSAKSAADGNLVSLWPVHFTTEAYQKTINNPAFIRSIGISVLRTVSGTALTLLLAFLAAYPLSRENAQFKGRNVYAWIFIFAMVFNGGLVPFYIMIQKLHLMGTFAALVLPGAVNIYLTILMMNFFRGIPRELEEASLIDGAGSFRTLFSVFLPVSKPAIATLSLFSIVFHWNSWFDGLLYMNQPSQYPLATFLQTVIIQQDMTTLSLDPKTMELISQKTVNAAQIFIGALPVLLIYPFLQKYFVKGLVIGSVKE; encoded by the coding sequence ATGTATCATAAAACCGTTTCGTACCGGACTTTTTCCGTATTTAATTATGTGCTGATGATGCTGGTCGCGCTCTTATGCATATTGCCGCTGGTCCATGTGCTTGCCGTCTCATTAAGCGCCAAGTCGGCTGCGGACGGCAATCTGGTTTCCTTGTGGCCGGTTCATTTTACAACCGAAGCTTATCAGAAAACGATTAACAACCCGGCGTTTATCCGGTCCATCGGCATTTCGGTGCTGCGAACCGTTTCCGGCACGGCGCTTACGCTGCTGCTTGCTTTTTTGGCCGCCTACCCGTTGTCGAGGGAAAATGCACAGTTTAAAGGCCGCAACGTTTATGCTTGGATTTTTATATTTGCGATGGTGTTTAACGGCGGGCTAGTCCCCTTTTATATTATGATTCAAAAGCTGCATCTGATGGGGACGTTCGCGGCGCTTGTATTGCCCGGTGCAGTGAACATCTATTTGACCATCTTAATGATGAACTTTTTCCGCGGCATTCCGAGAGAGCTGGAGGAAGCTTCGCTTATCGACGGAGCGGGCAGCTTTCGCACATTGTTTTCGGTTTTTTTGCCGGTATCGAAACCTGCGATCGCTACACTGAGCTTATTCAGCATCGTATTTCATTGGAACTCCTGGTTTGACGGGCTTCTTTACATGAATCAGCCAAGCCAGTATCCGCTGGCGACGTTTCTGCAGACAGTCATTATCCAGCAGGACATGACAACGTTAAGCCTTGATCCGAAGACGATGGAGCTGATCTCGCAAAAGACCGTGAACGCCGCTCAAATTTTTATCGGTGCGCTGCCGGTGCTTTTGATATATCCGTTTTTGCAGAAGTATTTCGTAAAAGGGCTTGTGATCGGCTCGGTGAAAGAATAA
- a CDS encoding glycoside hydrolase family 53 protein, with the protein MANRFIAGMDVSFLDEIEQAGGLFYENGIAENCLAIMKGNGVNAIRLRIWNDPPGGMCNLARTAAIAKRVKAQGMSLLLDFHYSDVWADPAHQTKPAAWQHLSFEELGEAVYSYTKGTLEALRAEGALPDMVQVGNEITPGMLWDEGKVDGELNTDSQWSKFASLVQQGIQAVRDTDTSIAVMIHIDRGGDNPSSRSFYDRFEQLGVEFDVIGLSYYPWWHGTLDQLRANLHDLALRYGKPILVVETAYPWTLDGEGKQFIVASEQQLHAGYPASPEGQEQFLADLIRLIKETPGGKGIGFYYWEPCWIPVKKEWSVGHANNWSNLTLFDFEGRKLQGLSLLVNA; encoded by the coding sequence ATGGCTAACCGGTTTATCGCCGGCATGGATGTTTCGTTCCTGGATGAGATCGAGCAGGCTGGCGGTTTATTTTACGAGAACGGCATAGCAGAAAATTGTCTCGCGATTATGAAAGGAAACGGCGTTAATGCGATCCGGCTGCGGATTTGGAATGATCCGCCGGGCGGAATGTGCAATCTGGCACGGACAGCTGCAATTGCGAAGCGGGTTAAAGCGCAGGGCATGTCACTGCTGCTCGATTTTCATTATTCTGATGTTTGGGCTGATCCGGCGCATCAGACTAAACCGGCTGCCTGGCAGCATTTAAGCTTTGAAGAGCTGGGGGAAGCGGTCTATAGCTATACGAAGGGGACGCTGGAAGCGCTGAGGGCTGAAGGTGCGCTGCCGGATATGGTACAGGTCGGCAACGAAATTACGCCCGGCATGCTTTGGGATGAAGGCAAGGTGGATGGAGAGCTGAACACGGACAGCCAGTGGAGCAAGTTCGCTTCCCTGGTCCAACAAGGCATACAGGCGGTACGGGATACAGACACGTCTATCGCCGTTATGATTCATATCGACCGCGGAGGAGATAATCCGTCAAGCCGCTCGTTTTATGACCGGTTTGAACAACTGGGGGTGGAGTTTGATGTTATCGGGTTATCTTATTATCCTTGGTGGCATGGAACACTGGACCAATTGCGGGCGAATCTTCACGATCTTGCGCTCCGGTACGGCAAGCCTATTCTTGTAGTGGAAACGGCGTACCCATGGACCTTGGACGGAGAAGGAAAGCAGTTCATCGTTGCAAGCGAGCAGCAGCTGCATGCCGGTTATCCGGCAAGCCCCGAAGGGCAGGAACAGTTTCTCGCCGATTTGATTCGATTGATAAAGGAGACCCCTGGTGGAAAGGGAATCGGTTTTTATTATTGGGAGCCATGCTGGATTCCGGTCAAAAAAGAATGGTCGGTCGGCCATGCCAACAACTGGTCGAACTTGACGCTTTTTGATTTTGAAGGCCGCAAACTGCAGGGGTTATCCTTGTTGGTGAACGCGTAA
- a CDS encoding aminopeptidase: MSTFQEQLNSYADLIVNVGVKIQKGQTLIVNAAIDAAELVRLIAKKAYEAGAYNVKINWSDDTVTRLRYDLAPDNAFLEEPKWYAGEMLELVENGAAIVSVVSQDPDLLKGVPGERIANHQRTYGKAMYQYRQYMQADKMSWCVVAAPSKAWAAKVFPDVPEDRQVDKLWEAILSAVRVNTGDPVAAWENHIQTLNQKSDYLNAKKYKKLHYTAPGTDLTIELPKGHIWVAADSVNEKGISFVANMPTEEVFTAPLATGVNGKVSSTKPLSYGGNIIDGFTLTFENGRIVGVQAEKGEETLKSLIEMDEGAHYLGEVALVPHQSPISQSGILYYNTLFDENASNHLAIGSAYAFNLEGGKGLSPDELKARGLNQSITHVDFMIGSAEMDISGITEDGHEEPIFKQGNWAF, from the coding sequence ATGTCTACATTTCAAGAACAACTGAACAGTTATGCTGACCTGATCGTGAATGTCGGGGTCAAAATTCAAAAAGGGCAAACGCTGATCGTCAACGCTGCTATTGATGCTGCCGAGCTGGTACGCCTTATTGCCAAAAAAGCATATGAAGCAGGCGCCTACAATGTCAAAATCAACTGGAGCGACGATACCGTAACCCGTCTCCGTTATGACCTGGCTCCGGATAATGCTTTCCTGGAAGAGCCAAAATGGTACGCCGGCGAAATGCTGGAACTTGTCGAGAACGGAGCTGCTATCGTCAGCGTCGTATCCCAGGATCCGGATTTGCTGAAAGGCGTGCCCGGCGAACGCATCGCGAACCATCAGCGCACGTACGGCAAAGCGATGTATCAATACCGCCAATACATGCAAGCGGACAAAATGAGCTGGTGCGTCGTAGCGGCGCCTTCCAAAGCATGGGCGGCGAAAGTATTCCCGGATGTGCCGGAAGATCGGCAAGTCGATAAGCTATGGGAAGCTATCCTGTCCGCAGTTCGTGTCAACACAGGCGATCCTGTAGCGGCATGGGAGAATCATATCCAGACGCTGAACCAGAAATCCGATTACCTGAATGCCAAAAAATATAAAAAGCTGCATTACACCGCTCCTGGCACAGATTTGACGATTGAGCTGCCGAAAGGCCATATTTGGGTTGCTGCGGACAGCGTCAATGAAAAAGGCATCAGCTTCGTTGCTAACATGCCTACCGAAGAAGTGTTCACTGCACCTCTCGCTACCGGCGTCAACGGCAAAGTGTCCAGCACGAAGCCGCTTAGCTACGGCGGCAACATTATCGACGGGTTTACGCTGACGTTTGAGAACGGCCGCATTGTAGGCGTACAAGCGGAAAAAGGAGAAGAAACGCTTAAGAGCCTGATCGAAATGGACGAAGGCGCCCATTATTTGGGCGAGGTGGCTCTGGTACCTCACCAATCGCCTATTTCGCAGTCCGGCATTCTGTACTACAACACGCTGTTTGACGAAAATGCCTCCAACCATTTGGCGATCGGCAGCGCTTATGCCTTTAACCTCGAGGGCGGCAAAGGTCTTTCGCCGGATGAGCTCAAAGCGCGTGGCCTCAACCAAAGCATTACCCACGTCGACTTTATGATCGGCTCGGCGGAAATGGACATCTCCGGCATTACCGAAGACGGCCACGAAGAGCCCATCTTCAAGCAAGGCAACTGGGCATTTTAA
- a CDS encoding DUF2536 family protein translates to MNFQLDLFENKVELFEAYDLKSLEKQIETQITNNQALLLDVSSIQYQVTFHPNIGKMLYSAAVHFKLKK, encoded by the coding sequence ATGAACTTTCAATTGGATTTGTTTGAGAACAAGGTGGAATTATTTGAAGCGTATGACCTGAAGTCGCTGGAGAAGCAAATTGAAACGCAGATTACAAACAACCAAGCGCTTCTGCTGGATGTAAGCTCCATTCAATACCAGGTTACCTTTCACCCAAACATCGGCAAAATGCTGTATAGCGCAGCAGTCCATTTCAAATTAAAAAAGTAG
- a CDS encoding MFS transporter, with protein MKFLHNYPKEVNVFLAASLVNSAGGSLMWPLISMYVFDELGKSMAAAGFVILVQSVGAILGQLAGGALYHKLGVKKLIVGAILANALALFALPLLSLYWIPFIVTMGLIGFFNAMSFPAIQAFIGFRFADRRAELFNVTYVASNIGIAIGTALSGFLADVSYSLSFILNGLSSVVFAAFFFVYLRKIRMPDFAAAPSPGRDSNPASANGPGKRPKAAGGGFWPLLANTRVYLFMSIGTLLIYLGNSMWNTGISPSIISEGLPKSMYGFLWTLNGILIFVAQPVTMLIKRFAARTVTSQMTGSGLLYMFGFFIILLLPSYTGMVIGMTFVTLGEMLIAPATPAFISEHAGKNAPFYIGLTGGISAIGRVIGPYVMGSLYDHGGLAPVLRLAVFAGLASALFFMLHTRLNRPIAAAVAREA; from the coding sequence ATGAAGTTTTTACATAATTACCCAAAGGAAGTGAATGTATTTCTAGCCGCAAGCCTCGTCAATTCCGCAGGCGGTTCCTTAATGTGGCCTCTTATATCGATGTATGTGTTTGACGAACTGGGCAAAAGCATGGCTGCCGCCGGATTTGTTATTCTTGTGCAGTCGGTCGGCGCAATTTTGGGGCAACTGGCTGGGGGCGCGCTGTATCACAAATTAGGGGTGAAAAAGCTGATAGTCGGCGCGATTTTGGCTAATGCGCTGGCTTTGTTTGCGCTGCCGCTGCTTAGCCTGTATTGGATTCCATTTATCGTCACGATGGGGCTGATCGGTTTTTTTAATGCGATGTCGTTTCCGGCTATCCAGGCTTTTATCGGTTTCCGGTTTGCCGACAGACGGGCGGAACTGTTTAACGTCACTTATGTCGCCAGCAATATAGGCATCGCCATCGGCACAGCGTTAAGCGGCTTCCTGGCGGATGTGTCTTATTCGTTAAGCTTTATTCTGAACGGGCTCAGCTCTGTGGTTTTTGCTGCGTTCTTTTTTGTTTATTTAAGAAAGATCCGCATGCCAGACTTTGCAGCGGCTCCCTCGCCTGGCCGCGATTCCAACCCAGCTTCGGCCAACGGGCCGGGCAAGCGTCCCAAAGCGGCTGGCGGCGGCTTCTGGCCGCTGCTCGCGAACACGAGGGTGTACCTGTTCATGTCCATCGGCACGCTGCTTATTTATCTGGGCAACTCGATGTGGAATACCGGCATATCGCCTTCCATTATTTCGGAAGGGCTTCCGAAGTCGATGTACGGCTTCTTATGGACGTTAAACGGCATCTTAATATTCGTCGCCCAACCGGTTACGATGCTTATTAAACGGTTTGCTGCGCGGACGGTAACATCGCAAATGACGGGCAGCGGACTGCTGTATATGTTCGGCTTCTTTATTATTTTGCTGCTCCCGAGCTACACGGGAATGGTGATCGGCATGACATTTGTTACGCTCGGCGAAATGCTGATCGCTCCGGCAACTCCCGCCTTTATTTCCGAGCATGCCGGCAAGAACGCACCGTTTTATATCGGTCTGACCGGCGGTATCAGCGCTATCGGGCGGGTTATCGGCCCGTATGTGATGGGCAGTCTGTATGACCATGGCGGCCTTGCGCCGGTGCTGCGGCTCGCAGTGTTTGCCGGGCTCGCATCCGCACTATTTTTCATGCTGCATACCCGTCTGAACCGGCCAATTGCCGCGGCAGTCGCCCGAGAAGCTTGA
- a CDS encoding S-layer homology domain-containing protein, with product MNKKSLLKSAAALILVAGACLPASRLAEAAQSANMPYTDTSSSYAAGEIADLYTKGIMNGTEADLFSPKKPMTRAEFVTVLVRLLRLQPVQAQVSPFKDMKAADWYYPSVMAAFQLQLTTGTSGEAFTPSRTITREEAAQLLVRALKQAASASAAVPYTDAAKISSWAKAAVAKASALGLIKGDEGGSFRPGEAMTREEAAVMFDRVLNDDRWEEELEKPVSSGIQLGWQYQQTTVQFEQSVKRSDINTLSPRWYFLEAKGAVSDYTDVSLVTWAKQNGKAVWAMVGNHSDLDMTHAVLSNEQYRKAAVAHLSGLVKKYDLEGLDLDFENVSPSDKTGLTAFVGSLASELHKQGAVLAVNVSPDRGTDWTEAFDYKALGSSADYIVMMGYDEHWDGDPAAGSVASLPYVDDALRLLKKQVEADKIILAMPFYTTDWTVQSGGKALASASITMQDQQAIVQQYAAKLHWDSQLGQYTAVYRKNGNTHQIWMEDGRSLSSKAAAAFSYGAAGFAYWYEGAETGDVWASLYNANVFTHYDFQ from the coding sequence TTGAATAAAAAGAGTCTGCTAAAAAGTGCGGCGGCCTTGATCCTGGTAGCGGGGGCTTGCCTTCCGGCATCGCGTTTGGCGGAAGCGGCGCAGTCTGCGAACATGCCGTATACCGATACTTCTTCCAGTTATGCAGCCGGCGAAATAGCTGATTTATATACAAAAGGGATAATGAACGGAACGGAGGCGGATTTGTTTTCGCCGAAAAAACCGATGACACGAGCAGAGTTTGTAACCGTGCTGGTTCGGCTGCTCCGGCTTCAGCCGGTACAAGCGCAGGTGTCTCCGTTTAAGGATATGAAAGCAGCGGACTGGTATTATCCGTCGGTGATGGCGGCCTTCCAGCTGCAGCTGACGACAGGGACGAGCGGCGAGGCGTTTACGCCGTCCCGCACGATAACACGCGAGGAAGCGGCCCAGCTGCTTGTAAGAGCGTTAAAACAAGCAGCGAGCGCCTCTGCAGCGGTGCCGTATACCGATGCCGCCAAAATCTCTTCCTGGGCAAAAGCAGCTGTAGCGAAAGCGAGTGCGCTTGGCCTTATAAAAGGAGATGAAGGCGGCAGCTTTCGGCCGGGTGAGGCCATGACAAGGGAAGAAGCAGCGGTTATGTTCGACCGCGTCCTAAACGATGACAGATGGGAAGAGGAGCTGGAGAAGCCGGTCAGCAGCGGCATTCAGCTCGGCTGGCAGTATCAGCAGACAACCGTTCAGTTCGAGCAGTCGGTTAAACGTTCGGATATCAATACGTTATCGCCAAGATGGTATTTTTTGGAGGCAAAAGGAGCGGTTTCGGACTATACGGATGTTTCGCTTGTGACCTGGGCGAAGCAAAACGGCAAAGCTGTATGGGCGATGGTTGGCAACCATTCGGATTTGGACATGACTCATGCGGTGTTGTCCAATGAGCAGTACCGGAAAGCAGCTGTTGCTCATTTGTCCGGACTGGTGAAAAAATATGATTTGGAGGGCCTTGATCTGGACTTTGAAAATGTCAGCCCTTCCGATAAAACCGGCCTGACGGCTTTTGTGGGCAGCCTTGCGTCCGAGCTGCACAAGCAGGGAGCGGTGCTGGCCGTTAATGTGTCGCCGGACAGAGGCACAGACTGGACGGAAGCATTTGACTATAAAGCGCTGGGCAGCAGTGCGGACTACATCGTAATGATGGGGTACGACGAGCATTGGGACGGCGATCCGGCTGCGGGCTCGGTGGCGTCCCTGCCGTATGTGGATGATGCGCTTCGGCTGCTGAAGAAGCAGGTGGAAGCAGATAAGATCATACTAGCGATGCCGTTCTATACCACCGATTGGACGGTGCAATCCGGCGGGAAGGCGCTGGCTTCGGCCTCCATCACGATGCAGGATCAGCAAGCCATTGTTCAGCAATACGCAGCCAAGCTGCATTGGGACAGCCAGCTGGGACAATATACCGCCGTCTATCGCAAAAACGGAAATACGCATCAAATTTGGATGGAGGACGGGCGTTCGTTAAGCAGTAAGGCGGCTGCCGCCTTCTCGTACGGGGCAGCCGGTTTTGCTTATTGGTATGAAGGAGCGGAAACCGGCGATGTATGGGCAAGCTTGTACAACGCCAACGTATTTACCCATTACGACTTTCAATAA
- a CDS encoding SEC-C metal-binding domain-containing protein — translation MATIGRNEPCHCGSGLKYKRCCLEKDQTNARLQSALLSSGHRSVALTEQDIIHMVEQELEWQADSYRQLALHLHENMNGRYEESIIVEAIALWNRFSAETKPSFRKPGIHCAAIELAVSEANGIAKSQAELAEHYGVSTTSLSKRFQEINDFIENKLSAAPKAASNNDAAASAELPAFDMNDELEKMGKAMGGILV, via the coding sequence TTGGCAACAATAGGCAGAAATGAGCCTTGCCATTGCGGCAGCGGATTGAAGTATAAGCGCTGCTGTCTGGAAAAGGATCAAACTAATGCAAGATTGCAGTCGGCTTTGCTTTCTTCCGGCCATCGCAGCGTTGCATTAACGGAACAAGATATTATTCATATGGTCGAACAAGAGCTGGAATGGCAAGCCGATTCGTACCGCCAGCTTGCGCTTCACCTGCACGAGAACATGAACGGCCGTTATGAAGAAAGCATTATTGTAGAAGCTATTGCGTTATGGAACCGCTTCTCCGCAGAAACGAAGCCTTCCTTCCGCAAGCCGGGCATCCATTGCGCAGCGATTGAGCTGGCCGTATCGGAAGCGAACGGCATCGCCAAGAGCCAAGCCGAGCTGGCCGAGCACTACGGCGTTTCTACAACCTCGCTTTCCAAACGGTTCCAGGAAATAAACGATTTTATCGAAAACAAGCTTTCCGCCGCGCCTAAAGCGGCTTCAAACAACGATGCAGCCGCCAGCGCCGAGCTGCCTGCATTCGATATGAATGATGAGCTTGAAAAAATGGGAAAAGCCATGGGCGGCATCCTCGTTTAA
- a CDS encoding NAD-dependent malic enzyme: MAYNSIIVRLEMNHERINFGNVASAVSKAGGDITSIDVIRSGQLNSVRDITIHVADQKDTEVIDALKQLPGIVVVNVSDQTFLAHLGGKIEVTPKMPIKNRDDLSKVYTPGVARVSNAIHENREKAYSLTIKRNTVAVVTDGTAVLGLGDIGPEAAAPVMEGKAMLFKQLAGVDAFPICLNTKDTEEIIRTIKNISPIFGGINLEDISSPRCFEIETRLAQELDIPVFHDDQHGTAIVVVAGLLNALKVVGKRIEHVRVVVNGIGAAGVSICKMLLAAGVTRLVPVDREGAIVRGGGYDHHPMWAWLAQQPQVEDKAGTLQEVIGGADVFIGVSRGNVLSAADVEQMASDRIVFAMANPTPEIDPEEAMKIVRVFATGRSDYPNQINNVLVFPGVFRGALDCRARSINEPMKLAAARAIAAVVTAEERNEQYIIPSIFNEQVVAKVRRAVVEAAILTGVARRIPPDFR, translated from the coding sequence ATGGCTTACAACAGTATTATTGTCCGACTTGAAATGAATCATGAACGAATTAACTTTGGGAACGTAGCATCTGCTGTAAGCAAAGCCGGGGGAGATATTACGTCAATCGACGTCATCCGGTCCGGGCAGCTCAATTCGGTCCGCGATATTACGATTCATGTAGCCGATCAGAAGGATACCGAGGTCATTGATGCGCTGAAGCAGCTGCCGGGCATTGTCGTGGTTAACGTGTCCGATCAGACATTTCTGGCGCATCTGGGCGGCAAAATTGAAGTTACGCCTAAAATGCCGATTAAAAACCGCGATGATTTGTCCAAAGTATATACGCCTGGTGTTGCGCGCGTATCCAACGCCATCCATGAAAACCGAGAAAAAGCGTATTCGCTTACCATTAAGCGGAATACAGTTGCCGTCGTAACGGACGGAACCGCCGTGCTGGGATTAGGCGATATCGGGCCTGAGGCAGCCGCTCCTGTTATGGAAGGGAAAGCGATGCTGTTCAAGCAGCTGGCCGGCGTAGATGCGTTCCCGATATGCCTGAACACGAAAGACACCGAAGAAATCATACGTACGATCAAAAACATCAGCCCGATTTTTGGCGGCATCAATCTGGAGGATATCAGCTCGCCGCGCTGCTTTGAAATTGAAACCCGCCTGGCGCAGGAGCTCGATATTCCCGTATTCCACGACGATCAGCACGGTACGGCTATTGTTGTCGTTGCCGGTCTCTTGAATGCGCTTAAGGTCGTAGGCAAGCGTATCGAACATGTGCGTGTCGTCGTCAACGGCATTGGCGCTGCGGGCGTATCGATCTGCAAAATGCTGCTTGCCGCAGGTGTGACGCGGCTTGTGCCGGTAGACCGTGAAGGTGCGATTGTGCGCGGCGGCGGATATGATCACCACCCGATGTGGGCTTGGCTGGCGCAGCAGCCTCAGGTCGAAGACAAAGCGGGCACGCTGCAGGAAGTGATCGGCGGCGCTGACGTCTTTATCGGCGTGTCGAGAGGCAATGTGCTGTCGGCAGCTGATGTAGAACAAATGGCAAGCGACCGCATCGTATTCGCGATGGCCAATCCGACGCCGGAGATTGATCCGGAAGAAGCGATGAAGATTGTGCGCGTATTTGCGACAGGCCGAAGCGATTATCCGAACCAGATCAACAATGTGCTTGTATTCCCCGGCGTATTCCGAGGAGCGCTGGACTGCCGCGCCCGTTCGATTAACGAGCCGATGAAGCTGGCTGCCGCCCGCGCTATTGCTGCTGTCGTGACGGCTGAGGAACGAAATGAGCAATACATTATCCCGAGCATATTTAACGAGCAGGTTGTAGCCAAAGTGCGCAGAGCGGTAGTGGAAGCCGCTATTTTAACCGGGGTTGCCCGGCGTATTCCGCCGGATTTCCGCTGA
- a CDS encoding sugar phosphate isomerase/epimerase family protein: MSIGVLAHLFGRLPYRELAAKARLYGFQHVQLALWKAVSDVDFSQKGKLSPGLAMSIAEAFDKEKVHISVLGCYLHFFDRDEAVRRNNVERCKELLRYARLMGAPMVAFETGSLPDRDYTEADWQVMKRVLEELAEEAERWGVFIGLEAANGHLIGTAEQLHAMLEEVPTSQIGVVLDPGNLLHEGNIARQEAVIEEAFRLLGGRIIACHAKDRLLQPDGNVITKPAGLGQMDYNLYMKLLQQYKPEVHIIMEEAAEEQMASCKSFIEQIRNQYSVL, from the coding sequence ATGTCAATTGGCGTGTTGGCGCATTTATTCGGCAGGCTGCCTTACCGGGAGCTTGCCGCCAAAGCCCGTTTGTACGGGTTTCAGCATGTGCAGCTTGCGCTTTGGAAAGCGGTAAGCGATGTGGATTTCAGCCAGAAAGGGAAGCTTAGTCCCGGTCTCGCGATGTCGATTGCAGAAGCGTTCGATAAAGAGAAGGTGCACATCTCGGTGCTGGGCTGCTACTTGCATTTTTTTGACCGGGATGAGGCTGTACGGCGGAACAATGTGGAACGATGCAAGGAGCTGCTTCGGTATGCGCGGCTGATGGGCGCGCCGATGGTTGCTTTTGAGACGGGCAGCTTGCCGGACAGGGATTATACGGAAGCCGACTGGCAGGTCATGAAGCGGGTGCTGGAGGAGCTGGCTGAAGAAGCGGAACGCTGGGGCGTCTTCATCGGGCTGGAAGCGGCAAACGGCCATTTGATCGGCACGGCGGAGCAGCTGCATGCGATGCTGGAGGAGGTGCCGACCTCGCAAATCGGCGTTGTGCTGGACCCGGGCAATTTGCTGCATGAAGGCAATATCGCCCGCCAGGAAGCGGTGATCGAGGAAGCGTTCCGGCTGCTGGGCGGCCGTATTATCGCTTGCCATGCCAAGGACAGGCTGCTTCAGCCTGACGGAAACGTCATAACGAAACCGGCCGGTCTCGGCCAGATGGATTATAACCTGTATATGAAGCTGCTGCAGCAGTATAAGCCGGAGGTTCACATTATTATGGAGGAAGCTGCGGAAGAACAGATGGCATCCTGTAAATCGTTTATCGAGCAAATCCGAAATCAATATTCCGTTCTATAA
- a CDS encoding ribonuclease H-like YkuK family protein, which produces MALPEELSFQNLSEKRLSLYDVMDRILHFMASDPHSSYQFVIGTDSQVFNGYTKFITGIIMRRIGKGAWACYRQVVVPREFTSIKEKLMYETALSQEVAYYFTRDGGVRRMEEFLLPYVYQGASLELFIDIDAGTEPIVNKTSLYVQELVDQVHGMGIYEPRVKPDAYGASSYANRYTKKPVEDGKKYAKP; this is translated from the coding sequence ATGGCTTTGCCAGAAGAGCTAAGTTTTCAAAACTTGTCTGAAAAAAGGCTTTCACTTTACGATGTGATGGACCGGATTTTACATTTTATGGCGAGTGATCCTCATTCCTCTTACCAGTTCGTCATCGGGACGGACAGTCAAGTATTTAACGGTTATACCAAATTTATAACCGGGATCATTATGCGGCGGATCGGCAAAGGCGCCTGGGCTTGTTACCGGCAGGTCGTGGTGCCCCGCGAATTTACTTCCATCAAAGAGAAGCTGATGTACGAAACGGCGCTGTCGCAGGAGGTGGCATATTATTTTACGCGGGATGGCGGCGTCAGGCGGATGGAGGAGTTTCTGCTGCCGTATGTGTACCAGGGCGCTTCGCTGGAGCTGTTTATCGACATTGACGCCGGCACGGAGCCGATTGTGAACAAGACGTCGCTGTACGTGCAGGAGCTGGTCGACCAGGTGCATGGCATGGGCATTTACGAGCCGCGTGTAAAGCCGGACGCCTATGGCGCTTCCAGCTATGCAAACCGCTATACGAAGAAGCCGGTGGAAGACGGGAAAAAGTACGCGAAGCCGTAA